From a region of the Streptacidiphilus albus JL83 genome:
- a CDS encoding Fur family transcriptional regulator, with product MSDLLDRLRARGWRMTSQRRVVAEVLEGDHVHLTAEEVHARAAERLPEISRATAYNTLRELVSLGEVIEVTTNGRAKRYDPNAHRPHQHLACDDCGTIRDVHPTGDPLAELAETERFGFTVAKAEVTYRGLCPSCADRAEQPGTP from the coding sequence ATGAGTGACCTGCTGGATCGACTGCGGGCACGCGGCTGGCGGATGACGTCCCAGCGCCGCGTCGTCGCCGAGGTTCTCGAAGGCGACCATGTGCATCTGACCGCCGAGGAGGTGCACGCCCGCGCGGCGGAGCGGCTGCCGGAGATCTCCCGGGCGACCGCCTACAACACCCTGCGCGAGCTGGTCTCCCTGGGCGAGGTCATCGAGGTCACCACCAACGGCCGGGCCAAGCGCTACGACCCCAACGCCCACCGGCCGCACCAGCACCTGGCCTGCGACGACTGCGGCACCATCCGCGACGTCCACCCGACCGGCGACCCGCTGGCCGAGCTCGCCGAGACGGAGCGCTTCGGCTTCACCGTCGCCAAGGCCGAGGTCACCTACCGCGGGCTCTGCCCCTCCTGCGCGGATCGCGCGGAGCAGCCCGGCACCCCCTGA
- a CDS encoding flavin reductase family protein: MDADVDVRPEDRTGSGPGLAEAFREAMAQLVSGVVVVCARQADGAPCGLLVSSVCSYSVQPPSVLLAVARTARTYRALAAGAGFGVHLLGSEHAALAAVFAGRGDDKFAGVGWDWDGEVPRLLGVPGYLRCATRASFQHGDHAILVGEVEHCSLGSGEPLLYFRRRLDWRLSAATARDGG; this comes from the coding sequence GTGGACGCGGACGTGGACGTCCGACCGGAGGACCGCACCGGGAGCGGCCCGGGCCTGGCCGAGGCCTTCCGGGAGGCGATGGCGCAGCTCGTCTCCGGCGTGGTCGTGGTCTGCGCGCGGCAGGCCGACGGGGCGCCCTGCGGCCTGCTGGTCTCCTCGGTCTGCTCCTACAGCGTGCAGCCGCCCTCGGTGCTGCTGGCCGTGGCCAGGACCGCCCGGACCTACCGGGCCCTGGCCGCCGGCGCCGGCTTCGGCGTCCATCTGCTGGGGAGCGAGCACGCGGCGCTGGCGGCGGTCTTCGCCGGGCGCGGCGACGACAAGTTCGCCGGGGTCGGGTGGGACTGGGACGGCGAGGTGCCCCGGCTGCTCGGGGTGCCCGGCTATCTGCGCTGCGCGACCCGGGCCTCGTTCCAGCACGGCGACCACGCCATCCTGGTGGGAGAGGTCGAGCACTGCTCGCTCGGGTCCGGCGAGCCGCTGCTCTACTTCCGCCGCCGGCTCGACTGGCGGCTGTCGGCCGCCACGGCCCGGGACGGCGGCTGA
- a CDS encoding helix-turn-helix domain-containing protein, producing the protein MVESGQRDVIDIAYENPDRWHTGVEVLTFDALKLRLKSSVARRPSRLDFHQIMLVRGGEGTAMVDFVDHPCTRGTLLHLRPGQVQRLPSAAAGRPAELDAVLLLFTADFPPPLPVTREVLDGFGPVAWSLPPGECEAFERAALELAAEYAVLRDGRTRDADAELTGVLLRQLLGALLVRMARLGDPAGSPVPAAPGAELHLAFRRELERTFASTRSVEDYAARLGYSARTLTRACLAATGRSAKQLADARVALQAQRLLAHTDLPVAAIGRSLGFTEATNFGKFFAREVGDTPGGFRSRQLPHQPWVPDESGRVDVPRGWRQV; encoded by the coding sequence ATGGTCGAAAGTGGACAGCGCGACGTCATCGACATCGCCTATGAGAACCCCGACCGGTGGCACACCGGCGTCGAGGTGCTGACCTTCGACGCGTTGAAGCTGCGACTGAAGAGTTCGGTGGCCCGACGGCCGAGCCGACTGGACTTCCACCAGATCATGCTGGTGCGCGGTGGCGAGGGAACCGCGATGGTCGATTTCGTCGACCATCCGTGCACCCGGGGCACGCTGCTGCACCTGCGGCCCGGTCAGGTGCAGCGGCTGCCCTCCGCCGCGGCCGGCCGGCCGGCCGAGCTCGACGCCGTCCTGCTGCTGTTCACCGCCGACTTCCCGCCGCCGCTGCCGGTGACCCGCGAGGTGCTCGACGGGTTCGGGCCGGTGGCATGGTCGCTGCCGCCGGGGGAGTGCGAGGCCTTCGAACGCGCGGCGCTGGAGCTGGCGGCGGAGTACGCGGTGTTGCGGGACGGCCGGACCCGGGACGCCGACGCCGAGTTGACCGGTGTGCTGCTGCGCCAGCTGCTCGGTGCGCTGCTGGTCCGGATGGCGCGCCTCGGCGACCCGGCCGGCAGCCCGGTCCCCGCCGCGCCCGGGGCGGAGCTCCACCTCGCCTTCCGGCGCGAGCTGGAGCGCACCTTCGCCAGCACCCGCTCCGTCGAGGACTACGCGGCGCGGCTCGGCTACTCGGCCCGGACCCTGACCCGGGCGTGCCTGGCGGCCACCGGCCGCAGCGCCAAGCAGCTCGCCGACGCCCGGGTCGCCCTGCAGGCGCAGCGGCTGCTCGCCCACACCGACCTGCCGGTGGCCGCGATCGGCCGCTCGCTCGGCTTCACCGAGGCCACCAACTTCGGCAAGTTCTTCGCCCGCGAAGTGGGCGATACCCCGGGCGGCTTCCGAAGCCGCCAGCTGCCGCACCAGCCGTGGGTGCCGGATGAGAGTGGTCGCGTCGATGTCCCTCGCGGGTGGCGGCAGGTTTGA
- a CDS encoding AfsR/SARP family transcriptional regulator: MRPETCPAEKAEKSRSGEAAASRLQYFLLGPLEVIRNGQPCTPAALKRRVLLTVLLMSANEPLPAECLIDALWDRRPPRSATATLQMYVSGLRRMLDPGHGVAGLDARRHPLLRTEPSGYRLLVRPGELDVDRFGALAAFGRGHLAEGRCPEAGEAFRRALALWRGHAVADLDRSVLPAQYTVRLEEERLSVLGQRIGVDICQGRGAEVIGDLEELCARYPLREAFHEQLVQALCRADRRAEALAAYARARRIMVDNVGIEPGPALRAAQLAVLEGRTPSSSGHLRCRRSPIPLRRSSHG, from the coding sequence ATGCGGCCCGAGACCTGCCCGGCCGAAAAGGCCGAGAAGAGCCGTTCCGGCGAGGCAGCAGCCAGTCGCCTCCAGTATTTCCTGCTCGGTCCGCTGGAGGTGATCAGGAACGGGCAGCCGTGCACGCCGGCGGCCCTGAAACGCCGGGTGCTGCTGACCGTGCTGCTGATGTCCGCCAACGAACCGCTGCCGGCGGAGTGCCTCATCGACGCCCTCTGGGACCGCCGGCCCCCGCGTTCGGCGACGGCCACGCTGCAGATGTACGTGTCGGGGCTGCGTCGGATGCTCGACCCGGGCCACGGCGTGGCCGGGCTCGACGCCCGGCGGCATCCGCTGCTGCGCACGGAGCCGTCCGGCTACCGGCTGCTGGTGCGTCCCGGGGAGCTCGACGTCGACCGGTTCGGCGCACTCGCGGCCTTCGGGCGCGGCCACCTGGCCGAGGGCCGCTGCCCGGAGGCCGGGGAGGCGTTCCGCCGGGCGCTCGCCCTTTGGCGGGGGCACGCGGTGGCCGACCTCGACCGCTCCGTCCTGCCGGCCCAGTACACCGTCCGGCTGGAGGAGGAGCGGCTCTCGGTGCTCGGCCAGCGCATCGGCGTGGACATCTGCCAGGGCCGGGGCGCGGAGGTCATCGGCGACCTGGAGGAGCTGTGCGCCCGCTACCCGCTTCGGGAGGCCTTCCATGAGCAGTTGGTGCAGGCCCTGTGCCGGGCGGACCGCCGGGCCGAGGCGCTCGCGGCCTATGCCAGGGCCCGGCGGATCATGGTCGACAACGTCGGCATCGAGCCGGGACCGGCCCTGCGCGCCGCACAGCTGGCGGTGCTGGAGGGACGGACGCCGAGCAGCTCCGGACACCTCCGATGTCGTAGGTCACCGATCCCGTTGCGCCGGTCCTCCCACGGCTGA
- a CDS encoding tetratricopeptide repeat protein codes for MRSHYWISAPYRAERDRLLTGLDLPPLLATVDAHRNLRGPYTAVGTLLRLIGPDALLLRPELAFRHRIEIQESTPELTALVPVVRRPLEQSAKGPGSVSRYPARLHSLRISHGLVDFLGAYLEALDDGPRSLVVHNVQHADATDREFLAVLLRRLPAERLTVVLLSDAEPLADPAGPLSASLPQSLEAHAVHLVGGSATPAPAAEQAPADGAGTLRLARLLVAADGSDEDADRLAAYARLEPAQRAALHDLRAAEVSLAAGAEPSLRLGALPYHLERGSDPGGAGVEALRWAQNRCKYLGFYQAAVEFGRRGLAIVDARQNPSEWWEFTRDTAVALAAAGRPEESAAVQDEARRTSADPVIHMKLAYETGMLYARHFPEAKRDPGQARAWVNQAIAIASLLEDPGERTFFSVFNRNGLALVETRTGRTDEALRLLDEGMERLDRELGLGERTWHRIGLQYNRAQVNGMSGRLEAALADYAVVIDADDDFSDHYFNRGNILRKLGRTEEAVADYEQALRLEPPFPEAHYNRGDARLELGDVPGALADFDRTLELEPEHVDAQLSRAVVLADLGDLPAALRGVDAGLAVEPDHARLLCLKGRLLAEEGALDQAGEALAAALRSDPGLAEAWAVKAELAFEAGDRDTAAADYDRAVDLGDSPEIRFNRGVVLEAAGRFDEAAADFEAVLARMDDDDARERLDSCRRAAQRAHA; via the coding sequence ATGCGCAGCCACTACTGGATCTCCGCCCCGTACCGCGCCGAGCGTGACCGACTGCTGACCGGCCTGGACCTGCCGCCGCTGCTCGCCACCGTCGACGCGCACCGAAACCTGCGCGGCCCCTACACGGCGGTCGGCACGCTGCTGCGGCTGATCGGCCCGGACGCGCTGCTGCTCCGTCCGGAGCTGGCGTTCCGGCACCGTATCGAGATCCAGGAGAGCACGCCCGAGTTGACGGCGCTGGTGCCGGTCGTCCGGCGTCCGCTGGAGCAGTCCGCGAAGGGTCCCGGCTCGGTCAGCCGCTATCCCGCCCGGCTGCACTCGCTGCGGATCTCCCACGGCCTGGTGGACTTCCTCGGCGCCTACCTGGAGGCCCTCGACGACGGCCCCCGGAGCCTGGTCGTGCACAACGTCCAGCACGCCGACGCCACCGACCGGGAGTTCCTCGCGGTGCTGCTGCGCCGGCTGCCCGCCGAGCGGCTGACCGTCGTGCTGCTCTCCGACGCCGAGCCGCTGGCCGACCCCGCGGGGCCGCTCAGCGCGTCGCTGCCGCAGTCCCTCGAAGCCCACGCCGTGCACCTCGTCGGCGGCTCCGCGACGCCCGCCCCGGCCGCGGAGCAGGCCCCGGCCGACGGCGCCGGGACCCTGCGCCTCGCGCGACTGCTGGTGGCGGCCGACGGGTCCGACGAGGACGCCGACCGGCTGGCCGCCTACGCGCGGCTGGAGCCCGCGCAGCGGGCCGCCCTGCACGACCTGCGGGCGGCCGAGGTGTCGCTCGCCGCCGGGGCCGAGCCCTCGCTGCGGCTGGGCGCGCTGCCGTACCACCTCGAACGCGGCAGCGACCCGGGCGGCGCCGGGGTCGAGGCCCTGCGCTGGGCCCAGAACCGCTGCAAGTACCTCGGCTTCTACCAGGCCGCGGTGGAGTTCGGCCGACGCGGCCTGGCCATCGTGGACGCGCGGCAGAACCCCTCGGAATGGTGGGAGTTCACCAGGGACACCGCCGTCGCGCTGGCCGCCGCCGGTCGTCCGGAGGAGTCCGCGGCGGTCCAGGACGAGGCCCGCCGCACCAGTGCCGACCCGGTCATCCACATGAAGCTGGCCTACGAGACCGGCATGCTCTACGCCCGGCACTTCCCCGAGGCGAAGCGCGATCCCGGTCAGGCCCGCGCCTGGGTCAACCAGGCCATCGCGATCGCCTCGCTGCTGGAGGACCCGGGCGAGCGGACCTTCTTCTCCGTCTTCAACCGTAACGGGCTGGCCCTGGTGGAGACCCGCACCGGCCGCACGGACGAGGCCCTGCGGCTGCTGGACGAGGGCATGGAACGCCTGGACCGGGAGCTCGGCCTGGGCGAACGCACCTGGCACCGGATCGGCCTCCAGTACAACCGGGCCCAGGTCAACGGCATGAGCGGCCGGCTGGAGGCCGCCCTGGCCGACTACGCGGTGGTCATCGACGCGGACGACGACTTCTCCGACCACTACTTCAACCGCGGCAACATCCTGCGCAAACTGGGCCGCACGGAGGAGGCCGTCGCCGACTACGAGCAGGCCCTGCGGTTGGAGCCGCCGTTCCCCGAAGCCCACTACAACCGGGGCGACGCGCGGCTGGAGCTCGGCGACGTCCCCGGAGCGCTCGCCGACTTCGACCGCACCCTCGAACTGGAGCCCGAGCACGTGGACGCCCAGCTGAGCCGGGCCGTCGTCCTCGCCGACCTGGGCGACCTCCCGGCCGCGCTGCGCGGAGTGGACGCCGGTCTCGCGGTGGAGCCCGACCACGCCCGGCTGCTCTGCCTCAAGGGACGGCTGCTGGCCGAGGAGGGCGCGCTCGACCAGGCCGGCGAGGCCCTCGCCGCCGCGCTGCGCAGCGACCCCGGGCTGGCCGAGGCCTGGGCGGTCAAGGCCGAACTGGCCTTCGAGGCGGGCGACCGGGACACGGCGGCGGCCGACTACGACCGGGCCGTGGACCTCGGCGACTCCCCGGAGATCCGCTTCAACCGGGGCGTGGTGCTGGAGGCCGCCGGCCGCTTCGACGAGGCCGCCGCCGACTTCGAGGCCGTCCTCGCCCGGATGGACGACGACGACGCCCGCGAGCGGCTCGACTCCTGCCGGCGTGCCGCACAGCGCGCCCACGCCTAG
- a CDS encoding crotonase/enoyl-CoA hydratase family protein: MSPEVLTEFGDGVAVITINRPQARNAVNRAVAEGVAAALDELDSRDDLVVGLITGAGGSFSAGMDLKAFLAGELPVVEGRGLCGFTEAPPLKPLIAAVEGHALAGGCEIALACDLIVAAEDARFGLPEARRGLVAAGGGLLRLPQRVPYQVAMELALTGGVLEAPRAHALGLVNRLAPKGGALDAARGLAAEIAANGPLAVRATKQILSEAPGWPQDERWDRQRKIIEPVFASADAAEGSRAFAEKRAPRWTGR, encoded by the coding sequence ATGAGCCCCGAGGTGTTGACGGAGTTCGGCGACGGCGTGGCCGTGATCACCATCAACCGGCCGCAGGCCCGGAACGCGGTCAACCGGGCCGTCGCCGAGGGGGTCGCCGCGGCGTTGGACGAGCTGGACTCCCGGGACGACCTGGTGGTGGGTCTGATCACCGGCGCGGGCGGGTCCTTCAGCGCGGGAATGGACCTCAAGGCCTTCCTGGCCGGTGAACTGCCGGTGGTCGAGGGCCGGGGCCTGTGCGGGTTCACCGAGGCGCCGCCGCTCAAGCCGTTGATCGCGGCCGTCGAGGGCCACGCGCTGGCCGGCGGCTGCGAGATCGCGCTCGCCTGCGATCTGATCGTCGCGGCCGAGGACGCCCGCTTCGGCCTGCCCGAGGCCCGGCGCGGACTGGTCGCCGCCGGGGGCGGGCTGCTCCGGCTGCCGCAGCGCGTCCCCTACCAGGTCGCCATGGAGCTCGCCCTCACCGGCGGCGTGCTGGAGGCCCCGCGCGCCCACGCCCTGGGCCTGGTCAACCGGCTGGCGCCGAAGGGCGGCGCGCTGGACGCCGCGCGCGGGCTGGCCGCCGAGATCGCCGCCAACGGTCCGCTCGCGGTCCGCGCCACCAAGCAGATCCTCAGCGAGGCGCCGGGCTGGCCCCAGGACGAGCGGTGGGACCGGCAGCGGAAGATCATCGAGCCGGTGTTCGCCTCCGCCGACGCCGCCGAGGGCTCGCGCGCCTTCGCCGAGAAGCGCGCCCCGCGCTGGACCGGACGATGA
- the katG gene encoding catalase/peroxidase HPI, with amino-acid sequence MSENNDAIVVDAKSEGAGGCPVAHGRALYPVQGGGLSQWWPERLNLKILAKNPAVANPLGEDFDYAEAFNSLDLAAVKRDIAEVLTDSQDWWPADFGNYGPLMIRMAWHSAGTYRISDGRGGGGTGQQRFAPLNSWPDNGNLDKARRLLWPVKKKYGRSLSWADLMILTGNVALESMGFETFGFAGGRVDAWEPDADVYWGPETTWLGDERYTGDRHLEEPLGAVQMGLIYVNPEGPNGNPDPLAAARDIRETFRRMAMNDEETVALIAGGHTFGKTHGAGPADNVGDAPEGAPLEEMGLGWKNSFGTGKGGDAITSGLEGIWTDTPVTWDNSFFNILFGYEWELFKSPAGAFQWRPKDGAGAGTVPDAHDPSKRVAPTMLTTDLSLRIDPAYEPISRRFHENPAEFADAFARAWYKLTHRDMGPIARYLGPEVPAEALIWQDPIPAVTHELVDAADVAALKAQVLASGLTVSQLVSTAWGAASSFRGSDKRGGANGARIRLEPQRGWEANDPDQLATVLRTLEGIQTAFNAAQSGGKAVSLADLIVLAGGAAVEKAAKDAGVEVEVRFTPGRGDATQEQTDVESFSALEPTADGFRNYLGKGNRLSAEYLLIDKANLLNLSAPETTVLVGGLRVLGANSQQSPLGVLTATPGALTNDFFVNLLDMGTTWEPTSEDAGTFEGRDAATGEVKWTASRVDLVFGSNSELRALAEVYASDDAKEKFVNSFAEAWSKVMELDRYDLA; translated from the coding sequence ATGTCTGAGAACAATGATGCAATCGTCGTAGACGCGAAGTCGGAGGGCGCGGGAGGCTGCCCGGTGGCGCACGGTCGTGCGCTGTACCCGGTCCAGGGCGGCGGACTCTCCCAGTGGTGGCCCGAGCGGCTCAACCTGAAGATCCTGGCCAAGAACCCCGCGGTGGCCAACCCGCTCGGCGAGGACTTCGACTATGCCGAGGCGTTCAACAGCCTCGACCTGGCGGCCGTGAAGCGGGACATCGCCGAGGTGCTGACGGACTCGCAGGACTGGTGGCCGGCCGACTTCGGCAACTACGGCCCGCTGATGATCCGGATGGCCTGGCACAGCGCCGGCACCTACCGGATCAGCGACGGCCGCGGTGGCGGCGGCACCGGCCAGCAGCGCTTCGCCCCGCTCAACAGCTGGCCGGACAACGGCAACCTGGACAAGGCCCGGCGGCTGCTGTGGCCGGTCAAGAAGAAGTACGGCCGCAGCCTGTCCTGGGCCGACCTGATGATCCTCACCGGCAATGTCGCGCTGGAGTCGATGGGCTTCGAGACCTTCGGCTTCGCCGGCGGCCGGGTGGACGCCTGGGAGCCCGACGCGGACGTGTACTGGGGCCCGGAGACCACCTGGCTCGGCGACGAGCGCTACACCGGCGACCGCCACCTGGAGGAGCCCCTCGGCGCGGTCCAGATGGGCCTGATCTACGTCAACCCGGAGGGCCCGAACGGCAATCCGGACCCGCTCGCCGCGGCCCGCGACATCCGTGAGACCTTCCGCCGGATGGCGATGAACGACGAGGAGACGGTCGCCCTGATCGCCGGCGGCCACACCTTCGGCAAGACCCACGGCGCGGGCCCGGCCGACAATGTCGGGGACGCTCCCGAGGGTGCCCCGCTGGAGGAGATGGGCCTCGGCTGGAAGAACAGCTTCGGCACCGGCAAGGGCGGCGACGCGATCACCAGCGGCCTTGAGGGCATCTGGACCGACACCCCGGTCACCTGGGACAACAGCTTCTTCAACATCCTCTTCGGCTACGAGTGGGAGCTGTTCAAGAGCCCGGCCGGCGCCTTCCAGTGGCGGCCGAAGGACGGCGCCGGGGCCGGCACCGTCCCGGACGCCCACGACCCGTCGAAGCGCGTGGCCCCGACCATGCTGACCACCGACCTCTCGCTGCGCATCGACCCGGCCTACGAGCCGATCTCCCGGCGCTTCCACGAGAACCCCGCCGAGTTCGCCGACGCCTTCGCCCGCGCCTGGTACAAGCTGACCCACCGCGACATGGGCCCGATCGCCCGCTACCTCGGCCCGGAGGTCCCGGCCGAGGCGCTGATCTGGCAGGACCCGATCCCCGCGGTCACCCACGAGCTCGTCGACGCCGCGGACGTCGCCGCGCTCAAGGCCCAGGTCCTCGCCTCGGGTCTGACGGTGTCCCAGCTCGTCTCCACCGCCTGGGGGGCGGCCTCCTCCTTCCGCGGCAGCGACAAGCGCGGCGGCGCCAACGGCGCGCGCATCCGGCTGGAGCCGCAGCGCGGCTGGGAGGCCAACGACCCCGACCAGCTGGCGACGGTGCTGCGCACGCTGGAGGGCATCCAGACGGCGTTCAACGCCGCCCAGAGCGGTGGCAAGGCCGTCTCGCTGGCCGACCTGATCGTGCTGGCCGGCGGCGCTGCGGTCGAGAAGGCCGCGAAGGACGCCGGTGTCGAGGTCGAGGTCCGCTTCACGCCGGGCCGCGGCGACGCGACGCAGGAGCAGACCGACGTGGAGTCCTTCTCCGCGCTGGAGCCGACCGCCGACGGGTTCCGCAACTACCTCGGCAAGGGCAACCGGCTCTCGGCCGAGTACCTGCTGATCGACAAGGCCAACCTGCTGAACCTGAGCGCCCCGGAGACCACGGTGCTGGTCGGCGGCCTGCGGGTGCTGGGCGCCAACAGCCAGCAGTCGCCGCTGGGCGTGCTCACCGCCACCCCCGGTGCGCTGACCAACGACTTCTTCGTCAACCTGCTCGACATGGGCACGACCTGGGAGCCGACGTCCGAGGACGCCGGCACCTTCGAGGGCCGCGACGCCGCCACCGGCGAGGTCAAGTGGACCGCCAGCCGGGTCGACCTGGTCTTCGGCTCCAACTCCGAGCTCCGCGCGCTCGCGGAGGTCTACGCGAGCGACGACGCCAAGGAGAAGTTCGTGAACAGCTTCGCCGAGGCCTGGTCCAAGGTGATGGAGCTGGACCGGTACGACCTGGCCTGA
- a CDS encoding YybH family protein, whose amino-acid sequence MSPAVTDPAALPVLFQNALNAGDVDGVLALFAPGAGMRTVSGEQIAGAEELRTEIAGTVAAHGRLTNASRHTLVGAETALLVTDWTMEIDGPGGERIAPTGTTANIAHRDAAGSWRFTLLNPLGTA is encoded by the coding sequence ATGTCCCCTGCTGTCACCGACCCCGCCGCCCTGCCGGTCCTGTTCCAGAACGCCCTGAACGCCGGCGACGTCGACGGCGTGCTGGCCCTGTTCGCCCCAGGCGCGGGCATGCGCACGGTGTCCGGCGAGCAGATCGCCGGCGCCGAGGAGCTTCGTACGGAGATCGCCGGAACCGTCGCCGCCCACGGCCGGTTGACCAATGCCTCCCGGCACACCCTCGTCGGCGCGGAGACCGCGCTCCTGGTCACCGACTGGACCATGGAGATCGACGGCCCCGGCGGCGAACGCATCGCCCCGACCGGCACCACCGCCAACATCGCTCACCGCGACGCGGCGGGCTCCTGGCGCTTCACCCTGCTCAACCCCCTCGGCACCGCCTGA
- a CDS encoding SDR family NAD(P)-dependent oxidoreductase, with protein MSADRTARADGTARAAGSGPLAGLTVVELGGIGPGPFCGMLLADLGAEVVRIDRPAQAGRAAAPAMLQRGRRSAAVDLKRPQGAQAVLRLIGRADAVLEGFRPGVAERLGLGPEDCLARNPRLVYGRMTGWGQHGPEAQQPGHDINYIALTGALHAIGPADGDPVVPLNLVGDFGGGGMLLAFGMVAALLRVARGGAGQVVDAAMTDGSALLMSMAYGFLGMGAWQDGRGANLLDGGAPFYGVYRCADGGHVALGSLEPPFYAALLAGLGLADDPDFAAQHDRGRWPAMRAKLGAAFAAADRDHWAEHFAGTPACVTPVLSLTEAPQHPHNVARSTFVPGPGGAPMPAPAPRFSGTPPASRGTRPSPARTPTSCWPRPACPPRRSRRSARRGSSVDPEHAAGAPAPTSVPAPPRPPPGHVQPPCQPRELRSMQIDGAAAVVTGGASGLGRATAARLIALGAHVVLLDLPTSAGEATAKELGERAHFVPGDVRSAEDAGRAVATAAAHGPLRATVNCAGLGSAGRTVGRDGTPYPLEEFSRVVEINLIGTFNVLRLAAAEMARTEPVDGQRGVIVNTASVAAFDGQIGQCAYSASKAGIAGMTLPIARDLAASGIRVLTIAPGLFDTPLLGRLPQEARDSLGKQVPHPARLGRPEEYADLVAAIVGNDYLNGEVIRLDGAIRMAPR; from the coding sequence ATGAGCGCCGACCGGACGGCGCGCGCGGACGGGACGGCGCGCGCCGCCGGGTCAGGCCCGCTGGCCGGGCTGACCGTCGTCGAACTGGGTGGGATAGGCCCCGGGCCGTTCTGCGGGATGCTGCTGGCCGACCTCGGCGCGGAGGTGGTCCGCATCGACCGGCCCGCCCAGGCCGGCCGGGCCGCCGCCCCCGCCATGCTGCAGCGCGGACGGCGCTCCGCCGCCGTGGACCTCAAGCGCCCGCAGGGCGCGCAGGCCGTGCTCCGCCTGATCGGGCGCGCCGACGCGGTCCTGGAGGGCTTCCGCCCCGGCGTCGCCGAACGCCTCGGGCTGGGCCCCGAGGACTGTCTGGCCCGCAATCCGCGCCTGGTCTACGGCCGGATGACCGGCTGGGGCCAGCACGGCCCCGAGGCCCAGCAGCCCGGCCACGACATCAACTACATCGCCCTCACCGGCGCCCTCCACGCGATCGGACCGGCCGACGGCGACCCGGTCGTCCCGCTGAACCTGGTCGGCGACTTCGGCGGCGGCGGCATGCTGCTCGCCTTCGGCATGGTCGCCGCCCTGCTGCGGGTCGCCCGGGGCGGGGCCGGGCAGGTGGTGGACGCCGCGATGACCGACGGCTCGGCCCTGCTGATGTCCATGGCCTACGGCTTCCTCGGCATGGGCGCCTGGCAGGACGGACGCGGGGCCAACCTGCTCGACGGCGGCGCGCCCTTCTACGGGGTGTACCGCTGCGCCGACGGCGGCCATGTCGCCCTGGGCTCCCTCGAACCCCCCTTCTACGCCGCGCTGCTGGCCGGGCTCGGACTGGCCGACGACCCCGACTTCGCCGCCCAGCACGACCGGGGCCGATGGCCGGCCATGCGCGCCAAGCTCGGCGCCGCCTTCGCCGCCGCCGACCGCGACCACTGGGCCGAGCACTTCGCCGGGACCCCGGCCTGCGTCACCCCGGTGCTCTCGCTCACCGAGGCGCCGCAGCACCCGCACAACGTCGCCCGGTCCACCTTCGTCCCCGGTCCCGGCGGCGCGCCGATGCCCGCCCCCGCGCCCAGGTTCAGCGGCACCCCGCCGGCGAGCCGAGGGACGCGCCCGTCACCGGCGCGGACACCGACGAGCTGCTGGCCGAGGCCGGCCTGCCCGCCGAGGAGATCGCGGCGCTCCGCGCGCAGGGGGTCATCGGTTGACCCCGAGCACGCCGCCGGGGCCCCGGCCCCGACGTCGGTCCCGGCCCCACCCCGACCACCGCCCGGTCATGTCCAGCCACCCTGCCAACCACGGGAGTTGAGATCCATGCAGATCGACGGAGCAGCAGCAGTCGTCACCGGCGGAGCCTCCGGCCTGGGCCGCGCCACCGCCGCCCGGCTGATCGCCCTCGGCGCCCACGTCGTCCTGCTCGACCTGCCCACCTCGGCCGGCGAAGCCACTGCCAAGGAGCTCGGCGAGCGCGCCCACTTCGTCCCCGGCGACGTCCGCAGCGCGGAGGACGCCGGCCGTGCGGTCGCCACCGCCGCGGCGCACGGCCCGCTCCGGGCGACCGTCAACTGCGCGGGCCTGGGCAGCGCCGGACGCACCGTCGGCCGGGACGGGACGCCGTACCCGCTGGAGGAATTCAGCCGGGTGGTGGAGATCAACCTGATCGGCACCTTCAACGTGCTGCGGCTCGCCGCCGCCGAGATGGCCAGGACCGAGCCGGTGGACGGACAGCGCGGCGTCATCGTCAACACCGCCTCGGTCGCGGCCTTCGACGGCCAGATCGGGCAGTGCGCCTACTCGGCCTCCAAGGCCGGGATCGCCGGGATGACCCTGCCGATCGCCCGCGACCTGGCCGCCTCCGGCATCCGGGTGCTGACCATCGCCCCCGGGCTGTTCGACACCCCGCTGCTCGGCCGGCTCCCGCAGGAGGCCCGCGACTCGCTCGGCAAGCAGGTCCCGCACCCGGCGCGGCTCGGCCGCCCCGAGGAGTACGCCGACCTGGTCGCCGCGATCGTCGGCAACGACTACCTCAACGGCGAGGTGATCCGCCTCGACGGCGCGATCCGCATGGCCCCGCGCTAG